A section of the Anticarsia gemmatalis isolate Benzon Research Colony breed Stoneville strain chromosome 28, ilAntGemm2 primary, whole genome shotgun sequence genome encodes:
- the LOC142984819 gene encoding uncharacterized protein LOC142984819, which yields MEAVVFDGKTLSLKYQKDYPIPKIKNDDEVIVKIEYSGICGTDLHIIQGEFPASKERPLPLGHESSGVIHAVGKNSVFKVGQKVVIDPNCACQLCDFCRNGNYQYCLTAGINSTIGIWRDGGWAQYCAVPQHQVFALPDGITTEHAGLTEPYSCVAHGFDRAAPLKVGQKILIIGAGIIGNLWVTTLHHHGHREVTVSEMNKTRLDIVKRLDTGFRLVSPDVLATEKTLYDVIIDCTGVGKVMEISFNYLRQGGKYILFGCCPPTHQSSLNPFQIYDKELTIIGVKINPFSFPNAISWIKAMGSRYLDYHKLGVKTYRLSEYESAMKDLKAGSVAKAIFKIA from the exons ATGGAGGCTGTAGTATTTGACGGAAAGACTTTATCTCTGAAATATCAGAAGGATTACCCGATCCCCAAGATAAAGAACGATGATGAGGTCATTGTGAAGATTGAGTACTCCGGCATTTGTGGAACTGACCTGCATATTATCCAG GGTGAGTTTCCCGCGTCCAAGGAGCGTCCATTGCCCCTGGGCCACGAGTCGTCTGGTGTCATCCACGCGGTCGGCAAGAACTCCGTCTTTAAAGTCGGACAGAAAGTCGTCATTGATCCTAACTG TGCCTGCCAGCTGTGCGATTTCTGCCGCAACGGTAACTACCAATACTGTCTGACTGCTGGCATCAACAGCACTATTGGTATCTGGCGTGACGGAGGCTGGGCTCAGTACTGCGCTGTACCGCAGCACCAGGTCTTCGCCCTACCTGACGGCATTACTACTGAACACG CTGGTCTGACTGAGCCGTACTCGTGCGTGGCTCACGGCTTCGACCGCGCGGCTCCCCTCAAGGTGGGCCAGAAGATCCTCATCATTGGAGCTGGTATCATTG GTAACCTATGGGTGACCACTCTTCATCACCACGGCCACAGGGAGGTCACCGTCTCCGAGATGAACAAGACCAGGCTGGACATTGTGAAGAGACTGG ACACTGGCTTCAGGCTTGTCAGCCCTGATGTTTTGGCTACCGAGAAGACCCTCTACGATGTCATCATTGACTGCACAG GTGTGGGCAAAGTAATGGAGATCAGCTTCAACTATCTGAGACAGGGTGGCAAATACATTCTGTTCGGATGCTGCCCTCCTACTCATCAGTCCAG CCTGAACCCGTTCCAGATCTACGACAAAGAGTTGACCATCATTGGAGTGAAGATCAATCCGTTCAGCTTCCCTAACGCTATCAGCTGGATCAAAGCTATGGGCAGCAG ATACCTGGACTACCACAAGCTTGGAGTGAAGACCTACCGTCTCTCGGAGTACGAGTCAGCCATGAAGGACCTGAAGGCAGGCTCCGTCGCCAAGGCTATTTTTAAGATTGCTTAA